One genomic region from Phocoena sinus isolate mPhoSin1 chromosome 3, mPhoSin1.pri, whole genome shotgun sequence encodes:
- the TRIR gene encoding telomerase RNA component interacting RNase isoform X1, with protein sequence MAARGRRAEPPGREAPGPAGGGGGGSRWAESGPGTSPESGDDEVSGAGSSPVSGGVNLFANDGSFLELFKRKMEEEQRQRQEEPPPGPQRPDQPATAAATGPGDPKRKGGPGPTLSFVGKRRGGNKLALKTGIVAKKQKTEDEVLTSKGDAWAKYMAEVKKYKAHQCGDDDKTRPLVK encoded by the exons ATGGCTGCCCGAGGGAGACGGGCGGAACCTCCGGGCCGGGAGGCGCCGGGCcccgcgggcggcggcggcggcgggagccgATGGGCTGAGTCCGGGCCCGGGACGTCGCCCGAGAGCGGGGATGATGAAGTGTCGGgcgcgggttcgagcccggtgTCGGGCGGCGTGAACTTGTTCGCCAACGACGGCAGCTTCCTGGAGCTGTTCAAGCGGAAGATGGAGGAGGAGCAGCGGCAGCGGCAGGAAGAGCCGCCCCCGGGCCCGCAGCGACCCGACCAGCCGGCCACCGCCGCCGCCACGGGTCCCGGGGATCCGAAGAGGAAGGGCGGCCCGGGCCCCACGCTCAGCTTC GTGGGCAAGCGCAGAGGCGGGAACAAACTAGCCCTCAAGACGGGAATAGTAGCCAAGAAGCAGAAGACGGAGGATGAG gTATTAACAAGTAAAGGTGATGCATGGGCCAAGTACATGGCAGAGGTGAAAAAGTACAAAGCCCACCAGTGCGGTGATGATGATAAAACTCGGCCCCTGGTGAAATGa
- the TRIR gene encoding telomerase RNA component interacting RNase isoform X2 gives MAARGRRAEPPGREAPGPAGGGGGGSRWAESGPGTSPESGDDEVSGAGSSPVSGGVNLFANDGSFLELFKRKMEEEQRQRQEEPPPGPQRPDQPATAAATGPGDPKRKGGGQAQRREQTSPQDGNSSQEAEDGG, from the exons ATGGCTGCCCGAGGGAGACGGGCGGAACCTCCGGGCCGGGAGGCGCCGGGCcccgcgggcggcggcggcggcgggagccgATGGGCTGAGTCCGGGCCCGGGACGTCGCCCGAGAGCGGGGATGATGAAGTGTCGGgcgcgggttcgagcccggtgTCGGGCGGCGTGAACTTGTTCGCCAACGACGGCAGCTTCCTGGAGCTGTTCAAGCGGAAGATGGAGGAGGAGCAGCGGCAGCGGCAGGAAGAGCCGCCCCCGGGCCCGCAGCGACCCGACCAGCCGGCCACCGCCGCCGCCACGGGTCCCGGGGATCCGAAGAGGAAGGGCG GTGGGCAAGCGCAGAGGCGGGAACAAACTAGCCCTCAAGACGGGAATAGTAGCCAAGAAGCAGAAGACGGAGGATGA